In Eschrichtius robustus isolate mEscRob2 chromosome 11, mEscRob2.pri, whole genome shotgun sequence, the following proteins share a genomic window:
- the C11H11orf87 gene encoding uncharacterized protein C11orf87 homolog, translating into MSAREPKELRLALPPCLLNRTFASPNASGTGNASARGPGAGGGGGTCITQVGQQLFHSFSSTLVLIVLVTLIFCLIVLSLSTFHIHKRRMKKRKMQRAQEEYERDHCSGHRGGRGLPQPEGGQAPNQAKETRLEKQGRDSAFCASSNASSSPGLPCQGPCAPPPPPPAPSPQGAHRASSCLDPAGEGLLQTVVLS; encoded by the coding sequence ATGAGTGCCAGGGAGCCCAAGGAGCTGAGGCTGGCGCTGCCGCCGTGTCTCCTCAACCGGACCTTTGCTTCCCCCAACGCCAGCGGCACGGGCAACGCGAGCGCCCGTGGCCCGGGCgcaggaggcggcggcggcacaTGCATCACGCAGGTGGGACAGCAGCTCTTCCATTCGTTCTCCTCCACGCTGGTGCTGATTGTCTTGGTCACCCTCATCTTCTGCCTCATCGTGCTGTCCCTCTCCACCTTCCACATCCACAAGCGTAGGATGAAGAAACGGAAGATGCAGAGGGCTCAGGAGGAATACGAACGGGATCACTGCAGCGGCCACCGCGGCGGCAGGGGGCTTCCCCAACCCGAGGGCGGCCAGGCCCCAAACCAAGCAAAAGAAACCCGGCTGGAGAAGCAGGGCCGGGACTCTGCCTTCTGCGCCTCATCCAACGCCTCTTCTTCCCCTGGCCTCCCGTGCCAGGGTCCCTGTGCTCCTCCGCCTCCTCCACCGGCCCCCAGTCCGCAAGGAGCACACAGAGCCTCTTCCTGTTTGGACCCAGCTGGCGAGGGCCTTTTGCAAACGGTGGTACTGTCCTGA